A stretch of the Ostrea edulis chromosome 9, xbOstEdul1.1, whole genome shotgun sequence genome encodes the following:
- the LOC130050149 gene encoding homeobox protein HMX3-B-like encodes MADEERNSSSANSLQNGKSFSISSILAIEAGEKETTGNKDNDRPAVVSKIGFPSMETTKPFSVRPEGAATFPASHLSSLPAWYQWYTAGHHFLQQLHQEKLSQASSIASKLHLQPKDLPPIFRNPITTTHSESTNKESNDMCISPRSRSSSPEAELSDSKSDDESTNAVSIESNLSDNQDDDRKNRRKKKTRTVFSRSQVFQLESTFDMKRYLSSSERAGLAASLQLTETQVKIWFQNRRNKWKRQLAAELEAANMSQIAAGHRLVRVPILYHDTPSHSNSQEVNTSLAHANYRDSLYLASAGYSPLSQVRSAIV; translated from the exons atggctGATGAAGAAAGAAATTCCAGTTCCGCTAATTCACTTCAGAATGGAAAATCTTTTTCGATAAGCAGCATCTTGGCCATAGAAGCAGGTGAGAAAGAAACGACAGGAAACAAAGACAACGACAGACCTGCAGTAGTTTCCAAAATCGGCTTCCCCTCCATGGAGACCACCAAACCGTTCTCCGTGAGGCCGGAGGGAGCGGCTACTTTTCCGGCATCCCACCTCTCCTCCCTGCCCGCGTGGTACCAGTGGTACACGGCCGGGCACCACTTCCTTCAGCAGCTCCACCAAGAGAAACTATCAC aGGCTAGTAGCATTGCCAGCAAGCTCCATCTACAACCAAAAGACTTGCCACCAATATTCAGAAACCCAATCACAACTACTCATTCAGAGTCCACAAATAAAGAATCTAATGATATGTGTATttctccaaggtcaaggtcatcttcACCGGAAGCCGAACTTTCTGATTCAAAGTCGGACGATGAGAGCACAAATGCCGTCTCGATCGAGTCCAACTTAAGTGACAATCAAGATGACGATAGAAAAAAtcgaagaaagaaaaaaaccagAACGGTATTCTCCCGCAGCCAAGTTTTTCAATTAGAGAGCACATTCGACATGAAGCGCTATTTGTCCAGCTCGGAACGGGCCGGTTTAGCGGCATCATTGCAGCTAACAGAGACTCAGGTTAAAATCTGGTTTCAGAATCGGAGGAACAAGTGGAAAAGACAGTTGGCCGCGGAACTAGAAGCAGCTAACATGTCCCAGATTGCAGCTGGACACCGACTGGTCAGGGTTCCGATTCTTTACCACGACACGCCGAGTCACAGTAACTCACAGGAAGTCAATACGTCACTTGCGCATGCGAATTACAGAGACTCGCTGTATCTGGCCTCAGCCGGATATTCTCCTTTGTCACAGGTTCGTTCAGCAATTGTCTGA
- the LOC130050150 gene encoding E3 ubiquitin-protein ligase TRIM71-like: MSAYLLSMDQQGKEGSNATINKSQGTLNKSQATLNKSQATLNKSQATLNKVPHNGSQTGLSKQGSQMTVDNVSLPPMTPTKLDSSKQMPTVDSPKPAPSQKSRENEKRPVSPDVNMEAIGASMISLRTDEVEVSKCPICAKELTSPKCLPCLHTFCEACISRNVATSLSQGKAVQIRCPVCATPVSSVRSITDPLDFAKSLPTNHFISSLMAQRMLKRKLCKPCLRTGKNSPAVTWCSYCAETLCQEHDNYHRGLTASDVHKTTTIEQVEKDKMMLYAPGLCPNHFNEKLVYFCHDHRETCCEVCKKTLHKNCEDVVTTDEAAHALKETKETHILSQMLKSINAQTDEIVQGRKENIRNLEAEKSKEEQTIKSFREEVNRHLDLLEENLRQELEEKHKQKVTELQSEMDSFETKRMTVAYYKDLLKALMDSSSGIQVINELGKVGQQCAILEEKVQHRASKVKRVNYELKQNDLTSNLDSMGSVEFRSTPIVPNVVTEDWNKLRSKKSVNKSKPRENTHDFMVIKYSHSKITGGCSYKSKLVLVDNTGREIRGYTELGHRDESFTISFKKNPWDLTCLPERDGSSMIAVSLHNDCLIQIIEYGQVPIPDKHIYHTRSNCFGLAYIDGFIVVACVQGLEIAELVDDHRLVYRNFLRVPGEKIYYVCSGDKNRVYYSDAVEKGSLYCITLDGTEIFQYSHVGLRSPRGISTDSTGNVFVCGYYSNNIHQLNAEGVLMHIIAPKSKTFYKPLVLIEHSDRMYSVFGKHKVIVFT; the protein is encoded by the coding sequence ATGTCGGCTTATCTGCTTTCAATGGATCAACAGGGGAAAGAAGGATCTAATGCTACAATAAACAAGAGTCAGGGGACACTGAACAAATCGCAGGCGACACTCAACAAATCGCAGGCGACACTGAACAAATCGCAGGCGACACTCAACAAAGTTCCACACAATGGTTCACAGACAGGACTCAGCAAACAGGGATCACAGATGACGGTAGACAACGTCAGTCTTCCACCAATGACGCCAACTAAATTGGATTCCTCGAAGCAAATGCCCACTGTGGACTCGCCCAAACCAGCGCCCTCTCAGAAGTCAAGAGAAAACGAAAAGCGTCCTGTTTCACCTGATGTCAACATGGAAGCTATCGGGGCCTCAATGATTTCACTGCGAACAGATGAGGTGGAAGTTTCGAAATGTCCGATATGTGCAAAGGAACTAACGTCACCCAAATGCCTTCCTTGTTTACACACATTCTGCGAGGCGTGCATCAGCCGTAACGTTGCTACTTCCTTATCACAGGGTAAAGCTGTTCAGATTCGATGTCCGGTCTGTGCCACACCTGTTTCAAGCGTACGTTCCATAACAGACCCATTGGACTTCGCCAAGTCTCTCCCGACCAATCATTTTATTTCCTCTCTGATGGCACAAAGAATGCTGAAAAGAAAACTCTGCAAACCGTGCCTAAGAACAGGTAAAAACTCGCCAGCCGTCACGTGGTGTTCTTACTGCGCGGAGACGTTGTGTCAAGAACATGACAATTATCATCGCGGACTAACAGCATCAGACGTtcataaaacaacaacaatcgAACAGGTCGAGAAGGATAAAATGATGCTGTACGCTCCAGGACTTTGTCCGAATCATTTTAACGAAAAGCTGGTTTATTTCTGTCATGATCATCGAGAAACGTGTTGCGAAGTTTGCAAGAAGACCCTGCACAAAAACTGCGAAGATGTCGTCACTACAGACGAAGCTGCTCACGCTTTAAAGGAAACGAAAGAAACCCATATACTATCCCAAATGCTGAAATCTATCAATGCTCAGACGGACGAGATTGTACAAGGAAGGAAagaaaacatcagaaatttgGAAGCAGAGAAAAGCAAAGAAGAACAAACAATTAAGAGTTTTCGCGAAGAAGTAAACCGCCATTTGGATCTGTTAGAGGAGAATCTACGACAGGAATTAGAGGAAAAACATAAGCAGAAAGTAACAGAATTGCAATCAGAAATGGACTCGTTCGAAACCAAGCGCATGACAGTGGCTTATTACAAAGATCTGCTAAAGGCTTTGATGGATTCATCATCGGGAATTCAAGTCATCAATGAGCTGGGAAAAGTCGGACAGCAGTGTGCCATATTAGAAGAAAAAGTCCAGCACCGCGCCTCGAAAGTGAAACGAGTAAATTATGAACTAAAGCAAAATGACTTAACGTCCAATCTGGATTCTATGGGTTCTGTAGAATTCCGATCCACTCCTATCGTGCCAAATGTGGTAACAGAGGACTGGAATAAATTACGTAGCAAGAAATCTGTCAACAAAAGTAAACCGCGCGAAAACACGCATGATTTCATGGTCATCAAATATTCACACAGCAAAATTACCGGGGGTTGCTCCTACAAATCAAAACTGGTTCTTGTCGACAATACAGGTCGAGAAATTCGAGGTTACACTGAACTAGGTCATCGAGACGAATCGTTCACGATTTCATTCAAAAAGAATCCATGGGATCTCACTTGCTTGCCGGAGAGAGACGGGAGTAGCATGATAGCAGTCAGTCTACACAACGACTGTCTAATACAAATAATCGAATACGGACAAGTGCCAATTCCAGATAAACATATATACCACACCCGATCGAATTGTTTTGGATTGGCATACATAGATGGTTTTATAGTTGTTGCTTGCGTCCAGGGCCTGGAAATAGCCGAGTTAGTGGACGACCACCGCCTCGTTTACAGAAATTTTCTAAGAGTTCCAGGAGAAAAGATTTATTACGTATGCTCTGGGGATAAAAATCGAGTATACTACTCGGACGCAGTTGAGAAAGGGTCACTGTACTGCATAACTCTGGACGGCACCGAAATATTCCAGTATTCTCACGTCGGTCTGAGATCGCCTCGCGGGATTTCCACAGACTCGACAGGGAATGTGTTCGTTTGTGGATATTACAGCAACAACATCCACCAGCTGAACGCAGAGGGCGTCTTGATGCACATCATAGCACCAAAAAGCAAGACGTTCTACAAGCCGCTTGTGCTTATCGAACACTCTGACCGCATGTATTCTGTGTTTGGCAAGCACAAGGTCATAGTATTCACTTAA